ACAAGTACAAAGAGAAAGGTAGGTTAAATCAAAACAGGGACCAAGTCCTGTAATAAAATACTTTTCTgtctatacaaaaataaaataaagagatgttgCATAGCATTTGACCTTGTATCAAGAGTATGGATTCTTGAGTAAAATGGTCCTCATCATATTGATTTATGTTCTCCTTGCattgaaaatatatgatttttgtcgagcattcgactttagtcgaaaaagcgagactaagcgatcctacattccgtcggcgccagctgcgtccacaaatattcactctgtggttaaagtttttgaaattttaataactttcttaaactatactggatttctaccaaacttggacagaagcttgtttatgatcataagatagtatccagaagtaaattttgtaaaaataaaattccattttttccctatttaacttataaattgacttagtttttctgcgtggaaacattacattcactctgtggttgaagtttttaagattttaataactttcttaaactatcctgggtttgtaccaaacttggacagaagcttatttatgatcataagatagtatccagaagtaaattttgtaaaaagataactccatttttcatgttttttctgtattttacttttaaattgacttGGATTTTCTTTTGGACAGTTAActttacatacagtctgcagttaaagttttcaaaacatttattagatttattaCCTattctagatttttaccaaacttggacagaagcttcttacaatcataagatagtatcaagaggaatatttttattgattttttttctcattttggttgagcctgcgatttacagcaaaagtaggcgagacactgggttccgcggaacccttacaaattttttattcaattattggactttacttttaaatactTGTAAAGATTTGTGGGTAAAGATCAAAACCCAATGATACTGACATGATATCTAAATCTTCTAATGTTTATCATTACCTTTGAGATATACAATATACAGTGCATTGATCATTATAACATTCTATATATCCTATCCATGAACATTTCcagaaatttatcaaatgaaatatatgctCAGAAATTTAAGTACAAAATGATGCTATACTTGTTAagaaaattacacaacttttgtATTGTGCaggattttaatatttgttctaATTTATTGTTAAAGTCATCTTTAAATTGCAGTTATCTTCCTTTTCTTAGGATTGCAGTTGAAGCAATTACAACCAATGCTTTATACAATGTAATACTTAATTTTACTTCCAACGGATACAATCCTTCAATTTTATTAtgcttacaagcactttgattttgtaatcttttcaattatgattacttgaaaaaaagttgcaGACAAAGAAgctaataaacatgtaaaggtTATATAGAAATTACTAATTTAAAGCAACCCAGAACTTATTATGTTAGTTTTATTATTACAGCAAGAAGAGCAAAAAGGATCAGCAAAGAAGAAAGCCAAAGGAAACTTCAAAAGAGGAAAATGATGAAGAATTTGCCATGAAGTTGACTAAAAGatttaatgcatttttattGTGGTGTGAACTTTAAACCACTTGTGAAAGATTTATTTCATAGCATTGAAACAATGATAATAATGAAATGGAATTATCTTGTAATCATGTACTCttgttgaatattgttttaaaattgatcagtgaaaaagtaaaattgatgttcaacataaaaatgaatttttactaTACACAAAACATCAAAGTAGTGGtctttgtctttgtttttgGTGGTCTTTTaagaatggaaaacaaatatttttaagaaataagtATACATAAAATGTTGTCTATTATGTAGAGAAAAGGGTTGATGTAGAACTTTACATTTGTGTAACTTAAAAAATAACTTCTTTCTGTTATGCCATTGCTTTATAAAGTTTACATTGATGGTAATAAATCGTTATGAAAACTATCATTTATGTTTTAACTGTTTATTATTAGTGAAGTTGATTCTACATAGATGAGGTATCAGcggccaagtggtctaagtagcTACCACTGTAATTACTaaccagtcaacactgaggttgttcGTTTAAACCCCCCTCTTGAGGGTACACTTGACTCAAattttaattgactaggattgtcagttttcctattgaATTCTGTTGTTTTCTCTTGGCAttccggcttcctccaccaataaaacaAGTCTGCCTCAAAAACAGTGGCATTAAAACacgaaatcaaaatcaaatctaCATTGATGATCAGGATAGTCTGACATTCTTAAACATTTTGGCGAACAGTTTTTTgctgaatgaaatgaaataaaatgatttatagGTATTCTGTTAACCACAAATGATATTAGAAAACCTGTTTACATGTCTCCTTGGACAATAGTTACATGCTGGTTATACAACTATACACCTTCAAATGATTACAGTACACACCCTAGGTAAAATAGGAATATAAAATACGTCAGCTGATTGACAATGCCTCATTTGTTTGGGCTGTAACCAGCATACTCCTGTTTGCTTTTGATGAATGAGTGAGGTCTATTTGTGTTAATAATGGGGAAAATCCATGAATTTGAACATGATAGTCAACAAAACAcagaaacataaacaaaattaaaaaccaattcttcagagaacaattgaaggtctttccacctcaataataagaatgaaatttagaaaaagatgTTAGAAAGGGTCACTCCTTGTTGATGTAATTTGGTACCTCAactgatatagaaaaataagattaataggTATATGCAGAagacttaattgttttataatgaacaaaaacaaattgaaagcaaaggtcaaaatctagaaagtcaagttgacctttgaccttgacctcaatttcaagatcataggtcagtgatctcaaatcaaaagaccccaggtcaatcacttgtatggttgtagagaaatatcgatttcaaatacaaaaggggagaaaactcctaaaaGGGTTGACCAAAACACTCCGACTTAAATCGGGTTGAAGTTGCCCCttgttgtaaacagtaatttggcAAACACATGGTATCATTAACTGTtatagtttcttttgaataacgataacaagcaaaattaaaaatttataacatgaccttgacctttgaccttgacctttattTCCTTTATATGGACCAAGGACTTCATATCAAAAGACTAGGCCTCTATAACTTATACTGTATGAATAAACCcaacatattgtttattttaaattttcaaagggaaataactcccatGTGTCTTCTGATCACCTCagtgaaagtaaaacaaatcattcgtAAGAGTAGACGAACAATTTGGTGAAAAGAGTTTGTAAAAATCTTATACGGTTTTAGAGATATTGCTATAACAAGAAAAAGGGGAtgcggggagataactcctataagaataagtgttcggtcacacagggtgagttttgaaaCCTCCATTACTGAACAATATCGTTTGCCAAACATCCATtcgatatgttgtaaaacaaaaaagcatctcagacggcagaagaattaaaaaaaaataatcagaagaaaaacaaaaggtggaaagacctaataatgatgaaaatttGTTGTCATTCAACAAAAGTAAGATACTTATAAAACCTTTGTCCAAATTTCCAAATCTGGTGAAAAATGATGTGACCTCATTTCAAGGATTATAGATCAAGGTTAAGTTAACATGGTCAAGTCTGTATCACAGATACTATTGATTAATGCAATAGTAGTGTCTGCTGTTCAAAGCTTTAAAGTCATGAATCAATTGAACTGAAACAAATCCTAGTTGCAAGCCAATACTCAGGGAAGCATGTTAACTATAAGAGTAAACAAAAtgtaacaacaaaaacacaaaactgctacaaattaaaaaaacatttacctcATTTGTATGGTTTCTTTGGTTGTGagtgtttatgaaaaaaataagcaataaGTCGAATTATATTTTGTGCATGGAATGTTCacaaggtgtacatgtctgtcttgCATGATTAATCTGACCTTTTAAATACCTACTTTTCATGGTTCAGCTTTCAATACCATTTTGGGAgggttgtttgtttatttaataatgtaagcaataggtcagctatatttggtgtatataATAATGGCATAGTGTAAATGTCTGTCTATGTGGTTCATTTTACCCTAGCTATGACctcgttttttttctttaggtccATTTCTAGGATACACTTTGCAATAGGTTTACTATATTGGATTAATGGAAGGATTATAAAGAACATGTATTTCTGAGTTTacctgacctcgacctcatctgcattaataatgttaattttatttgaaacttatattaaaACCATCATTCACACACTTAAAACATAAACtcaatattgataaataaagcaGGCGAGACATTTAAGTGTgtggagaaaaaaatacacaggTAAAGCATGGGGATGCTATTTCTGGTGATCCGTGTACAGCATCAAGAATTTGATTAAGTTTATGATCATATCAGTCCCACAAATGGTAGGTCGTTGATATTTGGTATGAATATGTATAAGAATTGACATTTTATTCACATGGATATTATTTGGTCCTGCCACCTAAGTCATGGTGTATTGATCTTAAAAGTTTACAAGTTAAGTTGGCGATAACATTTGAAATGCAGATATACTAAAATTGGAATACGCGAGTATCTCCTTTTAGAGAAAAGGTTATTAAGCTGTACGCCATAAGTCATGGTTCACCTACTTCAGACGATTTGCATATATTATGTGTTAATGTTATTggatttcaaatttattatttgcaTTTAGCTATCCAAATAACATACAGATGATACACTTATTTGTGTCAGTAGTTAATAAtgaatagacatttttttttaaatctgaagtCTTATATTTCggtgacaaaaaaataaataaatgccaGAGCTTAAGTaccaaattatttgatttataacttcTTTAAGGTATGTGGTTTCACAGATGTCACTAGATATGAGTTTAAAATCTCAGGTTCTGAAGGCATCTCCTAGATGTTTGTGTTGATCACGTGAGAACAAATTCGaggaaaagaaaacatgacTGTGGTTaagaaaatgcctttaccaagtcaggaatatgacagttgttgtccatttgtttgataagtttgtgcttttgatttttccatttgattagggacttttcgctTTGAACATTTCCATCGTCATCGTCATTAGTGAACAGTAATGCCGTTACCGTCAAACAAATTTGAAAGCATTTTTGTCGATAGGGGCTTCAACTTTACCACTTTgaactctttgtttaatagTTTCATAGTTAGCAATTTAACCAACCTCTATCTAGTAAATTCTagagaatatcgtatcaactagAAATTATATACTCAATATAAAAGACTGTTAAATTCTGCCACATATAAATCGGTACCACGATTCCCCGAGGATTACAAAAACTAATATATATCCAAAGGACAAATTGATTTGTCCAAAACATATGGTGTTatatatttgacacattccccatttctattattttttttatactacttaaaataatataaaagtatataatttgaaGATATTTGTTGTGTTAACTCAATAAAAGTGCAATTTAACTTTAGGAAATCGATAAGCATGTCTTGTAAGTTAAAGCAATTACTTGTTAAAACTATATGGCGGACGTAAttattcaaaagagaaaaaaattgagTACAAGACATACCAATTGATTTCATATAAATGGAATAATTAAAATCACAGAAGTATTGAACTCCGAAGTTATTTCAAAACGGAAACTCCCTACagctaatcaaatggcaaaacctaaagcttaaacaaatcaaacgaatgggcaactgtcatattcctgactttgaacagacatTTTCGTATTTAcgattaaatctggttttatagctagccaaacctATTTCTTGTATGCCagtcttatatttaatgcgtttccctcggttttagtttgttaccccgattttgttttttgtccatggatttatgagtttttaacagcggtatactactgttgcctttatgtataaCATAccatggaaagttcacaatcgGCAATGAAACACATTTTCCATTTCTAACTTAGCTGTATCTCCCATATTTCATGTTTTGAGGAAATAGACGCGTTTAGTATTGTCACTAAAATGTGAATGATTTTGAGAggacagtgtttttttttttttttttttttttttatagcggACGCGAAGTTAAGATATAATACGGTatgtttttcattcttcataagAACCTCATGTATAAAGTCTGTCTcatatgaataaaggaaaagatCACAGAAGTGGAAAACAGTCAGTTTGCATGGAAATGCTgattgtttgttgaaaaacaagTTGCTAATGTGTTGGAAATCAAGAAAACCTCTAGTAATTGTGTTtacttgaaattgttattgtACATTTGACATCGTTGTCCAAAATTCAAGTTATGCCTATGTTTATGGAGCAAAACAGCATTGATTATGATaacttaaaaaagttaaaaataaccaaaaattattttcttgTATTAGATTGAAACAGATCATACTTTAACAGGAAGTTCTATGAAATTGACTTTATCAAGATATTTGAATTAGAATGAACGCAGTTGTTTTCGCATTTTAAGGACTTATTTCAACAGAAAGTCTGCGACTCCAACCTTAGTAAAAAGCTCTGGTGAGTGGTATTTAAACAGAGCATGCGTCTGGTGTGCTAAATAATAAATCTGGTATCTTTGATGTGTATTAACTCATAactaaattaatacattttacacGTAAGTCTTTTTTCTCTCCATTTATTAAGAACTCGATGATTGTACACGTTGAATATCATCACAATTACTGATGTAtagaaaaagtcaaatataATGATGAAATGTAGGTTGACGTATGAAATGAGCATAATTCAGGTTCATTCACAGAACATAATTGTTCCCTTCATAAGTTTTCTAATGGCTGGgcttctgaaaaataaaaaaaaataaacgaccATAATCATACATATGATTCTTTGTTACAAGTCGTCAATTGTCATCATTTTAGGTGAGTGGAAAAGTCGATTAGTAAAGGAACTACCAGTACCGTTTTATAGAGACGTTTATTATAAGTGTGCCTCATTTAATGCGACTGTGTTTcttcattgcttatttttttaataagtcttTACAAACTCTTTAAACCATTGAAATGAATGTATTCGAGACCTTCTCATAGAATTTATGATTTCCTGAACAGAATGTTGTTTATATTAAGTTATTATTCGAACATTCATTTTACATGAggaaaaagtgaaataacaaaaataccgaactcagaggaaaattcgaaacggaaagaccctaatcaaatgacaaaataaaaagctcaaacaaattaaacaaatggataagaactgtcatattcctgacttagtgcAGGTTTTAAGATAAGtatgataaaataataaaatagaacgATACAAAAGGatcattccatttttttttctttgagttCGTAACGTTATCAGACAAAAAGCAAGTATGTTATAGTACTGTAGTCATATATAGTGCTCCTCAAATGTGAACATCGTAACGctgtttttaaatatcttaCTATCTTTGATGACATATTCTTTTTCAAGTCGTCTTGAACAATCACTTGTATAATTGTAGAattgaaatgtttcaaaaaagttttaaaaaccaGTCAAGatttatatactataaatataaaaaatgcacGTGTGTTCCTCCTTGTTTAGATGTTTGATTAATGTTTATCATAGTTGAACCATGAGATAAATTTATGATAGAAATAAAAAGCAATGAATGGATGGTGGTAGTCAtgtgtaaaaaaacacaattccAGGTGTATATCATGATTTTACCGTTTGTGATATAGCATTACTCCTCGCGAGACAGTTAGATTTTTAAACGCGATGCTCGCCGAGAGtttcatataataaaaagtcaactgtcaagagtggataaatatcataTTGAACGAGAAAGGTGTTggaatctgtttttcttatgaTTCAGTTCAGACTATATGCAGACAATCTTCATCCACTTTTCGAACGACCTGCACAAAGATGCGTTCTATCTTTGTGACGTCATCCGACATGGAcacttttttcatgacgtcaaaGTTGGaatttcaaaggaaaatttGACATCATAATCGAATTTGACCAATGAAGAGCTGATATCAAATgaaccaaaagttgttaaatGTAAATGATAAACAGGTCAAAAGCGATAAAAAAAACCCTTTATATAATAAGTATTTATAATGTTGATGAGTTTCCCTCGGTTTTCAATCAGTCGATTCAtcacttttgaacagcggtatactactgttgccttttttctCAAGGTAAATGTCTCGTCAATTATGATATTCCCAATTAACTTAAATACCCATCGAATCTTTGTTATGATAATATATAGAGAAAACGAAATAAGACATATTTACAAACATTATTGCAACCTTATCGGTCTGAAGAAAGCCAAATAATAGTGTCAGTATTTGATACTtaccaaaaacattaataaaatcaTCATCGTCTACATCCAGGACATAAAAAGCTTCTTCTACATTTTGTGCTATGTGATCATGATTATCAAAAGTTGACTTGAAATATTCTGATAATTCTTTTCTGTCCAATGCACCATCATTGTTGTTGTCAAACTCTCTCAGTCTGTAGGGGAGTCGACCACTTTTCTGTCGTTCACCAAATCTCATTGTCAAAGAAGATCTTCTGGCGGGAACAC
This is a stretch of genomic DNA from Mytilus trossulus isolate FHL-02 chromosome 6, PNRI_Mtr1.1.1.hap1, whole genome shotgun sequence. It encodes these proteins:
- the LOC134723139 gene encoding uncharacterized protein LOC134723139, which codes for MTTVLTSILVVFGFSMVLSVPARRSSLTMRFGERQKSGRLPYRLREFDNNNDGALDRKELSEYFKSTFDNHDHIAQNVEEAFYVLDVDDDDFINVFEAQPLENL